A genome region from Stenotrophomonas maltophilia includes the following:
- a CDS encoding fimbria/pilus outer membrane usher protein produces MKPVPLARAIGTALLAGLPALAVAASPAPEFSEGFLLGGEAIDMARYVNGNPLPAGDYAVDVHVNGQFLRSQDIRFAIDQDPHVAVPCIPVSLVRLLPLKPEYLDALPGNAAACVDLAERVQGARVAFDSGTLELSISLPQAAQASTARGFVAPELRDDGITAAFVNYSGNHYRSQGRESSYLGLNAGFNAGAWRLRHRSSFTHSTRGSNYNVISSHVQRDIPAWNSQLLLGQGNTGGELFDSVAFTGVRVASDDRMLPDSLRGYAPKVQGIAEGAARVTIRQNGNIIHESNVAPGPFSIEDLYPTSFGGDLEVTVTEADGREQRFNVNFSAVPQALRAGASRFAFTVGELRDTQRTLQPLRFAEGTYARGISNGLTLLGGTQVGQHYQSLLSGAAINTRIGAFGVDVTHSRANLAPGERMSGNSFRVNYQRYVQATGTNFGLAAYRYSTRGFLSLNDTARVLGGGAVDEWGYGFRARERYQLNFSQKLGERTTLHLSGGQVAYWDSSRSRSDLQLSVQTSTRRANYGLSALRYQQGDGRQDTRYAFTLSVPLGRTHHAPRMSTQLSHAGSGGQAQATLTGNLGESRALSYTLSTTQGSGQGSHSAYAAWQGGRGHVDAGYSRVGDYSSLSLGASGSAVLHGGGINLGAPVGDGFALVQAPGAQGARVGSSTGVRVAGNGYALVPHISPYRWNTLDLDPSGLPMEVELLQTSQRVAPTAGGIVRVPFDVRRERTLFIDATDALGQPLPFAAQVHSEDGLPLGAVGQGGVIQLRGAQDAGALIVDPEGAARCRIEYRMPDAPDAYGLSWSVGECVPQRLAAASASL; encoded by the coding sequence GTGAAACCCGTTCCCCTGGCACGTGCCATCGGTACCGCGCTGCTGGCGGGTCTGCCCGCCCTTGCTGTTGCCGCCTCACCCGCACCCGAGTTCAGCGAAGGCTTCCTGCTTGGCGGCGAGGCCATCGACATGGCGCGCTATGTCAACGGCAATCCGCTGCCTGCAGGCGACTACGCGGTGGATGTACATGTGAACGGCCAGTTCCTGCGTAGCCAGGACATCCGCTTCGCCATCGACCAGGACCCGCACGTGGCGGTGCCGTGTATTCCAGTGTCGCTGGTTCGCCTGCTGCCGCTGAAGCCGGAATACCTGGATGCGCTGCCCGGCAATGCAGCGGCCTGCGTCGATCTGGCAGAGCGTGTGCAAGGCGCACGCGTCGCCTTCGACAGCGGCACCCTGGAACTGTCGATCAGCCTGCCGCAGGCCGCACAGGCCAGTACCGCACGCGGCTTCGTGGCGCCGGAGCTGCGCGACGACGGCATCACGGCCGCGTTCGTGAACTACAGCGGCAATCATTACCGAAGCCAGGGGCGTGAGAGTTCCTACCTGGGCCTGAACGCAGGGTTCAATGCCGGGGCCTGGCGGCTGCGTCATCGATCTTCCTTTACACACAGTACGCGTGGCTCGAACTACAACGTCATCAGCAGCCACGTGCAGCGCGACATTCCGGCCTGGAACAGCCAGCTGCTGCTGGGCCAGGGCAATACCGGTGGCGAGCTGTTCGACAGCGTGGCCTTCACCGGTGTGCGCGTGGCCAGCGATGACCGCATGCTGCCCGATTCGCTGCGCGGCTATGCGCCGAAGGTGCAGGGCATCGCCGAAGGCGCGGCACGTGTCACCATCCGCCAGAACGGCAACATCATCCACGAAAGCAACGTGGCGCCCGGTCCATTCTCCATCGAGGATCTGTACCCCACCAGTTTCGGCGGCGACCTGGAGGTCACGGTCACCGAGGCCGATGGCCGCGAGCAGCGCTTCAACGTGAACTTCTCTGCAGTGCCACAGGCGCTGCGCGCAGGTGCTTCGCGCTTCGCGTTCACCGTGGGCGAGCTGCGCGACACCCAGCGCACCCTGCAGCCGCTGCGCTTTGCCGAAGGCACCTACGCGCGTGGCATCAGCAACGGCCTTACCCTGCTGGGCGGTACGCAGGTCGGCCAGCACTACCAATCGCTGTTGTCGGGCGCGGCCATCAACACCCGTATCGGCGCCTTCGGCGTAGACGTCACCCATTCGCGCGCCAACTTGGCGCCGGGTGAGCGCATGTCCGGCAACAGCTTCCGGGTGAACTACCAGCGCTATGTGCAGGCCACCGGCACCAACTTCGGTCTGGCTGCCTACCGCTACAGCACGCGCGGCTTCCTCAGTCTGAACGACACCGCGCGCGTGCTCGGCGGCGGCGCGGTGGACGAATGGGGTTACGGCTTTCGTGCACGCGAGCGCTACCAGCTGAATTTCTCGCAGAAGCTGGGAGAGCGCACCACGCTGCACCTGAGCGGCGGCCAGGTCGCCTACTGGGACAGCAGCCGCAGCCGCAGCGACCTGCAGCTGAGTGTGCAGACCAGCACGCGGCGGGCGAACTACGGGCTGTCGGCCCTGCGCTACCAGCAGGGCGATGGACGCCAGGACACCCGCTATGCCTTCACCCTGAGCGTGCCGCTGGGCCGCACCCATCATGCGCCGCGCATGAGCACCCAGCTCAGCCATGCCGGCAGTGGCGGGCAGGCCCAAGCCACCCTGACCGGCAACCTGGGTGAATCGCGCGCGCTCAGTTACACGCTGTCCACTACCCAGGGCAGCGGGCAAGGCAGCCACAGTGCCTACGCCGCGTGGCAGGGCGGGCGCGGCCACGTCGATGCCGGCTACAGCCGCGTGGGCGACTACAGCAGCCTGTCGCTGGGCGCCTCGGGCAGCGCGGTGCTGCATGGTGGTGGCATCAACCTGGGCGCACCGGTGGGCGATGGCTTCGCGCTGGTACAGGCACCGGGCGCGCAGGGCGCACGCGTGGGCAGCAGCACGGGCGTGCGCGTGGCCGGCAATGGCTATGCACTGGTGCCGCACATCAGCCCGTACCGCTGGAACACGCTGGATCTGGATCCGTCTGGCCTGCCGATGGAAGTGGAACTGTTGCAGACCTCGCAGCGCGTGGCGCCGACCGCTGGTGGGATCGTACGGGTGCCGTTCGACGTGCGCCGTGAGCGCACGCTGTTCATCGACGCCACCGATGCGCTGGGCCAGCCGCTGCCATTCGCCGCGCAGGTACACAGCGAAGACGGCTTGCCGTTGGGTGCGGTGGGGCAGGGTGGGGTGATCCAGCTGCGTGGCGCGCAGGATGCAGGTGCCTTGATTGTCGACCCCGAAGGCGCGGCGCGTTGCCGCATCGAGTACCGAATGCCCGATGCTCCCGACGCCTATGGGCTGTCGTGGAGCGTGGGCGAGTGTGTTCCGCAGCGTCTGGCGGCGGCCAGCGCTTCGCTATGA
- a CDS encoding fimbrial protein, whose product MKASLVACIVAITVGMLLAVASADSATLTISGRVLPGTCTLAAPPITLDSIKADELVVGNNGLKTSALNFTGCVGVSKAVLSFSGTAADGDAQRWKNTASTDPAAGVSVALLAGASGNTYLKNGDTGIEVPVTGATASYPLRAGYYATALTGLQAGEVRTEITVTADYE is encoded by the coding sequence ATGAAAGCTTCACTAGTTGCCTGTATCGTCGCGATCACTGTCGGCATGCTGCTCGCCGTGGCCTCGGCCGACTCCGCCACGCTCACCATCAGCGGTCGCGTGCTGCCGGGTACCTGCACACTGGCGGCGCCACCGATCACACTGGACTCGATCAAGGCCGATGAGCTGGTGGTTGGCAACAATGGGCTGAAAACCAGCGCGCTGAACTTCACCGGCTGCGTAGGTGTAAGCAAGGCGGTCTTGTCGTTCAGCGGCACGGCGGCCGATGGCGATGCGCAGCGCTGGAAGAATACCGCCAGCACCGACCCGGCAGCGGGCGTCAGCGTGGCCCTGCTGGCCGGTGCCAGCGGCAACACCTACCTGAAGAACGGCGACACCGGTATTGAAGTGCCGGTCACCGGCGCCACCGCCAGCTACCCGCTGCGTGCCGGCTACTACGCCACCGCGTTGACTGGCCTGCAGGCCGGCGAAGTGCGCACCGAAATCACCGTTACCGCAGACTACGAATAA
- a CDS encoding autotransporter outer membrane beta-barrel domain-containing protein, protein MATDAVQLGSARAAVLLALRAHDRRGTLTLEDGRNAWVRVATLSNNAYESGAAVQLGSDVLQSSHVLMGVMVGSSRSDGHVVSTASGRGGKERVQGTTVGVYGTWLQQADGAAGAYLDASLQAAQFRSHVYGASLT, encoded by the coding sequence TTGGCCACCGATGCAGTGCAGCTGGGTAGTGCTCGGGCCGCTGTCCTGTTGGCCCTGCGCGCGCATGACCGTCGCGGCACACTCACGCTGGAAGACGGACGCAATGCATGGGTGCGTGTCGCCACGCTGAGCAACAATGCATACGAAAGCGGCGCGGCGGTACAGCTGGGTAGCGATGTGCTGCAATCGAGTCATGTGCTTATGGGCGTGATGGTGGGCAGCAGCCGCAGCGATGGTCACGTGGTTTCCACGGCGTCTGGTCGCGGCGGGAAGGAACGCGTGCAAGGAACTACGGTCGGCGTGTACGGCACTTGGCTGCAACAGGCAGATGGCGCGGCTGGAGCCTATCTCGATGCCAGCCTGCAGGCGGCGCAGTTCCGCAGCCATGTGTACGGCGCGAGCCTGACATAA
- a CDS encoding autotransporter outer membrane beta-barrel domain-containing protein: protein MQLQPQVLLRHADGMEAGAGLRVSTWHEGQRSLLQPYAAVYWLSGDMHDSRKSDRRELQAGVDLQWGVRRGAWAGLNAEHGGRGQRRISAQMGLRMAW from the coding sequence TTGCAGCTGCAGCCGCAGGTGCTGTTGCGGCATGCCGACGGCATGGAGGCCGGTGCGGGGCTGCGGGTTTCCACCTGGCATGAGGGCCAGCGCAGCCTGCTGCAACCCTATGCGGCCGTGTACTGGCTGAGCGGCGACATGCACGATTCTCGGAAGAGCGATCGGCGTGAACTGCAGGCGGGTGTCGATCTGCAGTGGGGCGTGCGCCGGGGCGCCTGGGCGGGCCTGAACGCGGAGCACGGTGGTCGCGGCCAGCGTAGGATCTCGGCGCAGATGGGCCTACGCATGGCCTGGTAA
- a CDS encoding fimbrial protein gives MLTTDLSLRRRNARIRRFAVHCKQAFGMLKLPCNGLLRVLRQPRSSVSCVNPLKGGQRASFAALTAVAGLVACTTVQACSTVSREIPIDEDVTVNYVSEPDAFLTNVHTGRNGLFTGCRAATYDVNIQANLPGLTYVRDVELFGLSVPAYELHPGSPLVGIVAIIENSGSPTGRLPLSMGPNTTQYTTRSGSFGLDFRLYTRLFARGGPTSGAPYGNLGTIEITLQQAPGLSVTVPVSLGIQMRSPTCTIGDNSVVLDNVSADALPAVGRPIGEKTFNMQMNCLTAGANVTLQIVDALDSGNVGSRLTPTSDSDARGVDLELLRGGNAVRFGETWDHGPSRVGMQNIPFSARYVRNAEALEPGEIKGQATLSLDYN, from the coding sequence ATGCTTACCACCGATCTTTCCCTGCGCAGAAGGAATGCGCGGATTCGACGCTTCGCCGTTCATTGCAAGCAAGCTTTCGGAATGCTGAAGCTGCCTTGCAACGGCCTACTTCGAGTGCTGCGGCAACCGCGCAGTTCCGTGTCTTGCGTCAATCCTTTGAAGGGTGGGCAGCGGGCATCGTTTGCCGCGCTGACAGCCGTGGCTGGACTGGTCGCGTGTACCACCGTGCAGGCCTGCTCCACCGTGTCGAGGGAGATTCCCATTGATGAAGACGTCACGGTGAACTACGTCAGCGAGCCGGATGCCTTCTTGACCAATGTCCACACAGGCCGTAACGGCTTATTCACCGGCTGCAGAGCAGCGACGTATGACGTGAACATCCAGGCGAATCTGCCTGGGCTTACCTATGTCCGGGACGTTGAATTGTTTGGTCTGTCGGTTCCCGCGTACGAGTTGCACCCGGGATCACCGCTGGTGGGCATCGTTGCGATCATTGAGAACAGTGGCTCCCCAACTGGCCGACTCCCGCTTTCGATGGGGCCCAACACAACGCAGTACACCACCAGGTCCGGCTCGTTCGGCCTCGATTTCAGGCTGTACACTAGGCTTTTCGCTAGGGGCGGACCAACCAGTGGCGCTCCCTATGGAAATCTGGGCACGATAGAGATTACCTTGCAGCAGGCACCTGGGCTGTCGGTAACCGTTCCGGTCAGTCTGGGCATACAGATGCGTTCGCCGACGTGTACGATCGGTGACAACTCGGTGGTACTTGACAATGTTTCCGCTGATGCGCTGCCTGCGGTAGGGCGCCCGATCGGCGAGAAGACCTTCAACATGCAGATGAATTGTCTGACGGCAGGTGCCAATGTCACGTTGCAGATTGTGGACGCGCTCGATTCCGGTAACGTGGGCAGCCGGTTGACACCGACGTCGGACTCCGATGCGCGGGGGGTGGACCTGGAGCTGTTGCGGGGTGGTAATGCGGTGAGGTTTGGCGAGACCTGGGATCATGGTCCGTCACGGGTGGGTATGCAGAACATTCCCTTCAGCGCGCGTTACGTGCGCAATGCAGAAGCATTGGAGCCTGGTGAGATCAAGGGGCAGGCAACGCTGAGCCTGGACTACAACTGA
- a CDS encoding acyltransferase family protein: protein MARHLPMPMPGVLATVVGTLLLLAGVSRQADGGIARVLGWSPLVYLGRLSYSLYLWHWPLLVLLRWTYGLQGAALWLYPVLLLAVSAASYHLVEQPLRNAGPLLRWAPMKTLASAGLLVALCGVAT from the coding sequence ATGGCCCGGCATCTGCCCATGCCGATGCCGGGCGTGCTGGCCACCGTGGTCGGCACGCTGCTGCTGTTGGCAGGCGTTTCCCGACAGGCAGATGGTGGTATCGCCCGGGTTCTGGGCTGGTCGCCGCTGGTGTATCTGGGCCGCCTGTCGTACTCGCTGTATCTGTGGCACTGGCCGCTGCTGGTGCTGCTGCGTTGGACTTATGGGCTGCAGGGCGCGGCATTGTGGCTGTACCCAGTGCTGCTGCTGGCGGTGTCGGCTGCGTCTTATCACTTGGTCGAGCAGCCGCTGCGGAACGCCGGGCCATTGCTGCGTTGGGCGCCGATGAAGACGCTGGCATCGGCGGGGCTTCTGGTGGCGCTGTGTGGCGTGGCCACGTAG
- a CDS encoding SGNH hydrolase domain-containing protein: MTSMVARQTGMELHQSDQGGCSFVNLLRASPAACQGFIEQALSQIEREARPGDIVLLAALRTPELRGIDWSQQDDETVYRTLLTQQTPADAQAAREEAERVLQRLQVLGVQVVIDAPMPLFKAGAYRCSDWFNRMNPACAGGLQMRRADLERLRAPQMALLVDLAARYPSLAVWDPLPLLCGPEVCLAVEDGQPLFFDNDHLSGHGNRVLLPHFRQLLIDTVESSLLD; the protein is encoded by the coding sequence ATGACCAGCATGGTGGCGCGCCAGACCGGCATGGAATTGCATCAGAGCGATCAGGGCGGCTGCAGCTTCGTGAACCTGCTGCGGGCCAGCCCGGCCGCCTGCCAGGGCTTTATCGAGCAGGCGCTTTCGCAGATCGAGCGCGAGGCGCGCCCGGGTGACATCGTGCTGCTGGCGGCATTGCGCACGCCCGAACTGCGGGGCATCGATTGGTCGCAGCAGGACGATGAGACGGTCTACCGCACCTTGCTGACCCAGCAGACGCCGGCCGACGCCCAGGCCGCACGCGAGGAAGCCGAGCGCGTGCTGCAGCGGCTGCAGGTGCTGGGCGTGCAGGTGGTGATCGACGCACCGATGCCGCTGTTCAAGGCCGGCGCCTATCGGTGCTCGGACTGGTTCAACCGCATGAACCCGGCGTGTGCCGGTGGATTGCAGATGCGCCGCGCCGACCTGGAGAGGCTGCGTGCACCGCAGATGGCATTGCTGGTCGATCTTGCCGCGCGCTACCCGTCGCTGGCCGTGTGGGACCCGCTGCCGCTGCTGTGCGGGCCCGAGGTTTGCCTGGCAGTGGAAGATGGCCAGCCGCTGTTCTTCGACAACGACCATTTGAGCGGACACGGCAACCGCGTGTTGCTGCCGCACTTCCGTCAGCTGCTGATCGACACCGTAGAGTCGAGCTTGCTCGACTGA
- a CDS encoding IS30 family transposase: MGKHYSHLSSEERAVLQIEVSNGSSIHSIARRLSRSASTLSRELGRQEHPGYVARLAGQRYQLRRKRSVRRRKLVESSALFQSVRDDLVFYRWSPQQIAAKLRVMHPDDPSKRVSHETIYAAIYAHPRGGLKKELVEALRQHKPTRGLRRTSAAKRTWVPEELRIAHRPEEVAERLIPGHWEGDLIKGAFNRTCVGTLVERKTRFVLLCRMDGCTAEDALEGFTRQMKKLPHFLLGSLTYDRGTEMTCYKELMRRLNIDLWFADPHAPWQRGSNENTNGLLRQFMPKGADLSKASQEYLNNVADLMNARPRQTLGWKTPNQAVEEEFAKFNSSVALAS, from the coding sequence ATGGGAAAGCATTACAGTCATTTGAGTTCCGAGGAACGTGCCGTGCTGCAGATCGAAGTCAGCAACGGGTCCAGCATTCATTCCATTGCCAGGCGTCTCAGTCGCAGCGCTTCCACCCTGTCGCGGGAACTGGGCCGGCAGGAGCACCCGGGATACGTTGCCAGGCTCGCAGGGCAGCGTTACCAGCTGCGCCGAAAGCGCAGCGTTCGCAGGCGAAAGCTGGTGGAGAGCAGCGCACTTTTCCAGAGTGTTCGTGACGATCTGGTCTTCTATCGCTGGTCGCCTCAGCAGATTGCTGCCAAGCTTCGGGTCATGCATCCGGATGACCCGAGCAAGCGCGTGAGCCACGAGACGATCTACGCTGCCATCTACGCGCACCCGCGCGGTGGTTTGAAGAAAGAGCTTGTGGAAGCGTTGCGCCAGCACAAGCCAACGCGTGGTCTGCGTCGCACCAGTGCCGCCAAGCGCACATGGGTGCCTGAGGAGCTTCGCATCGCCCACAGGCCGGAAGAAGTGGCTGAGCGTTTGATACCGGGGCATTGGGAAGGCGACCTGATAAAGGGCGCGTTCAACCGCACCTGCGTGGGCACGCTGGTGGAGCGCAAGACGCGCTTCGTCCTGCTGTGCAGGATGGATGGCTGCACTGCAGAGGACGCGCTGGAAGGCTTTACGCGGCAGATGAAGAAGCTGCCTCACTTTCTGCTTGGAAGTCTGACCTACGACCGCGGCACCGAGATGACCTGCTACAAGGAGCTCATGCGACGGCTGAACATCGATCTCTGGTTCGCCGACCCACATGCGCCGTGGCAACGCGGCAGCAACGAGAACACCAATGGCCTGCTGCGCCAGTTCATGCCCAAGGGCGCTGACCTGTCCAAGGCCAGCCAGGAATATCTCAACAACGTTGCCGACCTGATGAACGCACGTCCGCGACAGACGCTTGGCTGGAAGACGCCGAATCAAGCGGTGGAAGAGGAATTCGCAAAGTTCAATTCAAGTGTTGCGCTTGCAAGTTGA
- a CDS encoding fimbria/pilus outer membrane usher protein, which translates to MTVMLSHAGTLRGCGVLHGGGINLGAPVGDGFALVQAPGAQGARVGSSTGVRVAGNGYALVPHISPYRWNTLDLDPAGLPMEVELLQTSQRVAPTAGGIVRVPFEVRRERTLFIDATDALGQPLPFAAQVHSEDGLPLGAVGQGGVIQLRGAQDAGALIIDPEGAARCRIEYRMPDAPDAYGLSWSVGVCVPQRLAAASASL; encoded by the coding sequence ATGACTGTAATGCTTTCCCATGCGGGCACCCTACGCGGTTGCGGGGTGTTGCATGGCGGTGGCATCAATCTGGGGGCACCGGTCGGCGATGGCTTCGCGCTGGTACAGGCACCGGGCGCGCAGGGGGCACGCGTGGGCAGCAGCACGGGCGTGCGCGTGGCCGGCAATGGCTATGCACTGGTGCCGCACATCAGCCCGTACCGCTGGAACACGCTGGATCTGGATCCGGCCGGCCTGCCGATGGAGGTTGAACTGCTGCAGACCTCGCAGCGCGTGGCACCGACCGCCGGTGGCATCGTGCGCGTGCCGTTTGAAGTACGCCGCGAGCGCACCCTGTTCATCGATGCCACCGACGCGCTGGGCCAGCCGTTGCCGTTTGCCGCGCAGGTGCATAGCGAAGATGGCCTGCCGCTGGGCGCAGTGGGGCAGGGCGGGGTGATCCAGCTGCGTGGCGCGCAGGATGCAGGTGCCTTGATTATCGATCCCGAAGGCGCGGCGCGCTGCCGCATCGAGTACCGCATGCCTGACGCTCCGGACGCCTATGGGCTGTCGTGGAGCGTGGGAGTGTGCGTTCCACAGCGTCTGGCGGCGGCCAGCGCGTCGTTGTGA
- a CDS encoding fimbrial protein: MFPSVALADTATLTISGRVLPGTCTLAAPPIALDPIKADELVVGDNGLKAGVLNFTGCVGVSKAVLSFSGTAATGDAERWQNTASTDPAVGVSVALLAGATGTTYLKNGDTGIEVPVTGATASFPLRAGYYATALTGLQAGEVRSEITVTADYE; the protein is encoded by the coding sequence ATGTTTCCTTCCGTCGCCCTGGCCGACACCGCCACCCTCACCATCAGCGGCCGTGTGCTGCCTGGCACCTGCACCCTGGCGGCACCGCCGATCGCCCTTGATCCGATCAAGGCCGATGAACTGGTGGTGGGCGACAACGGATTGAAGGCTGGCGTGCTCAACTTCACCGGTTGCGTAGGCGTGAGCAAGGCGGTGCTGTCCTTCAGCGGCACGGCGGCCACAGGTGATGCCGAGCGCTGGCAGAACACGGCCAGCACCGACCCCGCAGTGGGTGTGAGCGTGGCCTTGCTGGCGGGTGCCACGGGAACGACCTATCTGAAGAACGGGGATACCGGTATCGAGGTGCCGGTGACCGGTGCAACGGCGAGCTTCCCGCTGCGCGCGGGCTACTACGCAACCGCGTTGACCGGCCTGCAGGCAGGTGAAGTGCGCTCGGAAATCACCGTCACTGCCGACTACGAGTAG
- a CDS encoding fimbrial protein, with product MYVVPNVARALTLAGLTSFGFAAHAACVPNVPSVTYAQTVPVRFVPEPDVLLHVAHSSAINYQCDAEESATLRAALSGLTYVRDINDEPAYELSPDSPLVVVYFSNSPDNGAEGVGGAIDALRDNSWSFEAAGNYMEAELYFYSRGGPVRPQTQRRLGSVQVLGSGSAEFHFELGYEFQGTTCALMDASPVLDPISADALDATGSGGAKDFTVQMDCGVPGRPVSLEIYDATDRSNMSDILAPAAGSSAQGVGLQVLHNGLPLPMGRVWAHTDSTGASERIPFTARYIRLAGEPLLAGEIIGQAVLVANYY from the coding sequence ATGTACGTTGTTCCCAACGTCGCGCGCGCACTGACGCTGGCCGGACTGACGTCGTTCGGCTTTGCCGCGCATGCGGCGTGCGTGCCCAATGTTCCAAGCGTCACCTACGCACAGACCGTGCCGGTGCGCTTCGTGCCTGAGCCAGATGTTTTGCTGCATGTGGCGCACAGCTCCGCCATCAACTATCAGTGCGACGCTGAAGAGTCGGCCACCTTGCGCGCAGCGCTGAGTGGATTGACCTACGTGAGAGACATTAACGATGAACCTGCATACGAACTGAGCCCGGACTCTCCGCTGGTTGTCGTGTACTTCAGCAACTCTCCAGACAATGGCGCTGAAGGTGTTGGCGGTGCGATCGATGCATTGCGTGATAATTCCTGGTCATTCGAGGCTGCTGGAAACTACATGGAAGCCGAGCTGTACTTCTATTCCCGCGGTGGCCCAGTGCGACCGCAGACACAGCGCCGACTTGGCTCGGTACAGGTGCTCGGCTCCGGCTCGGCCGAGTTCCATTTCGAGTTGGGCTATGAATTCCAGGGCACCACCTGCGCGTTGATGGATGCCAGCCCCGTGCTCGACCCCATCAGCGCCGATGCGCTGGACGCCACTGGTAGCGGTGGCGCGAAGGACTTTACTGTGCAGATGGACTGCGGTGTTCCCGGCCGTCCGGTGTCGTTGGAAATCTACGATGCCACCGATCGCAGCAACATGAGCGACATTCTGGCGCCCGCGGCCGGTTCCAGTGCGCAGGGTGTGGGCCTGCAGGTGCTGCACAACGGTCTGCCGTTGCCGATGGGACGGGTGTGGGCGCATACCGATTCCACCGGCGCCAGTGAACGCATCCCGTTCACTGCGCGCTATATCCGCCTGGCAGGTGAGCCGTTGCTGGCCGGCGAGATCATTGGCCAGGCGGTGCTGGTGGCCAACTATTATTGA